A window of the Nibribacter ruber genome harbors these coding sequences:
- the upp gene encoding uracil phosphoribosyltransferase, producing MDQNRLRILSQTPSIANHFISELRDVTIQTDTMRFRKNLERLAEVMAYRISETLEFASQTIQTPLAQTQQTLLQEFPVLATVLRAGLPFHQGFLNYFDRSNCAFVAAYRVEGGRELTVHVDYLASPHLQDQVLVLVDPMLATGKSLVQTYNALLRFGTPKRFIIAAAIASPAGVEFLHQELPNVEIWVGALDEKLNEHSYIVPGLGDAGDLAFGAKK from the coding sequence ATGGACCAGAACCGTCTTCGCATCCTTAGCCAAACGCCTTCCATAGCCAACCATTTCATTTCTGAGTTGCGCGATGTGACCATCCAAACGGACACCATGCGGTTTAGAAAGAACTTGGAGCGTCTAGCCGAGGTGATGGCCTACCGCATTTCTGAGACCTTGGAATTTGCGTCACAGACCATTCAGACGCCCTTGGCTCAAACTCAACAGACCTTGTTGCAGGAGTTTCCGGTGCTGGCCACGGTTTTGCGCGCTGGCTTGCCGTTCCATCAGGGCTTCTTAAATTACTTTGATCGCTCTAACTGTGCCTTTGTAGCCGCGTACCGAGTGGAAGGGGGTAGAGAGTTGACGGTGCACGTGGACTACCTGGCTTCGCCGCATCTGCAGGACCAAGTCTTGGTATTAGTAGACCCGATGCTAGCTACCGGCAAATCATTGGTGCAGACTTACAATGCTTTACTCCGCTTCGGAACGCCTAAGCGCTTTATCATTGCCGCCGCTATTGCCAGCCCAGCAGGTGTAGAATTCCTGCACCAAGAGCTTCCCAATGTAGAAATCTGGGTAGGCGCGTTAGACGAAAAGCTGAATGAGCACTCTTACATAGTGCCGGGCCTAGGCGATGCCGGAGATTTGGCTTTTGGCGCTAAAAAGTAG
- a CDS encoding GNAT family N-acetyltransferase — protein MIQLLSHQEIDLAQWEACLASCSHSLVYAHAWYLNVVTKNSWQALVEMKDGKYVSVFPLPLKKWIGHKQVYQPLFTQQLGLFTTSDSTHTAVEEYLEVLAQHFQQVQYQLPSTASFSLPTQKGWQMRLRPNYELSLAASYESIYKDYSQNLKRSLKKGAQASLHSTLVSSPDAVIHLFSQTKGKELPNLQARHYAILKKLVAQAQKHSAGEVWEIRQAGELLIGAIILRDAHRITFLFGASSAQGRKLGAMGFLLNHLIEQVSNQDIVFDFEGSEVPGVANFYAGFGAEPVSYLSLSFQRSNTSPSWTRTVFASLAKRLP, from the coding sequence ATGATTCAACTGCTGTCACACCAAGAAATTGACCTTGCCCAATGGGAGGCCTGTCTGGCTTCTTGCAGCCATTCTTTAGTGTACGCCCATGCCTGGTACCTGAACGTGGTGACCAAAAACTCTTGGCAGGCCTTGGTAGAAATGAAAGATGGCAAGTACGTGTCTGTGTTTCCTTTACCCCTGAAGAAATGGATAGGGCACAAGCAGGTGTACCAGCCACTGTTCACGCAACAGCTCGGCTTGTTTACCACATCAGATAGTACCCACACGGCAGTAGAAGAATATCTTGAGGTGCTGGCGCAACACTTCCAACAAGTGCAGTACCAATTGCCTTCAACAGCAAGCTTTTCACTGCCAACTCAGAAAGGTTGGCAAATGCGGCTTCGGCCTAACTATGAATTGTCTCTGGCTGCTTCGTATGAGTCTATCTACAAAGACTATTCCCAAAACCTAAAAAGAAGCCTGAAGAAGGGGGCGCAAGCGAGTCTGCATTCTACACTCGTTTCCTCGCCGGACGCAGTCATCCACTTATTCAGCCAAACCAAGGGCAAAGAACTGCCTAATCTGCAAGCTCGTCACTATGCCATCTTAAAGAAACTTGTCGCACAAGCTCAAAAACACAGCGCGGGCGAAGTCTGGGAAATACGACAGGCCGGCGAGTTGTTAATCGGTGCCATTATCTTAAGAGACGCTCACAGAATCACGTTTTTATTTGGGGCTAGTTCTGCGCAGGGAAGAAAGCTAGGCGCCATGGGCTTTTTACTAAACCACTTAATTGAGCAGGTATCCAATCAAGACATTGTATTTGATTTTGAGGGTAGCGAAGTGCCGGGCGTTGCTAATTTCTACGCGGGTTTTGGTGCAGAGCCGGTCTCTTACCTATCTTTAAGCTTCCAACGTTCAAACACAAGCCCGTCATGGACCAGAACCGTCTTCGCATCCTTAGCCAAACGCCTTCCATAG
- a CDS encoding DEAD/DEAH box helicase gives MIEEENKNSAPEQDENIDAQQENAPSEGLSLEGEETEETLGQEEEEEVPSFEDFKLNKQLLNAVAEQGFSKPTPVQVQTIPLALAGHDVMGIAQTGTGKTAAYTLPLLMKVKYAQGKHPRALILAPTRELVIQIEEHIKNLSVYTDIRTVGIYGGVGPKQQIERIQAGVDLLVATPGRLMDIYHKGELVLKELKTLVLDEADKMMDMGFMPQIRQILEIIPRKRQNLLFSATMHERVHILSEEFLEFPMVVAVTPQATPVETVTQVLYQVPNLRTKIALLEHLFQDRDTFNRVMIFTRSKANADNITSFLDRKGDGGVRVVHGNKGQNTRINAVETFRAGEVRYLVATDVAARGIDINDVSHVINFDVPIIYEDYVHRIGRTGRAEQKGASITFANEAEMHHIQRIEKLIKMQIPMEPMPEEVHVYETPFEEKQEIDRELDHHKRQADPDFKGAFHEKKAHSHGENIGKGAKVRDQKKAGWKKTKSGGASKRKSSKRR, from the coding sequence ATGATAGAAGAAGAGAACAAGAATTCTGCCCCTGAGCAGGACGAGAATATAGACGCCCAGCAGGAGAATGCGCCGTCAGAAGGACTTTCCCTGGAGGGAGAAGAAACAGAGGAAACCTTAGGGCAAGAGGAAGAGGAGGAAGTGCCTAGCTTCGAGGATTTCAAGCTGAACAAACAGTTACTGAACGCCGTGGCCGAACAGGGTTTTAGCAAGCCTACGCCAGTGCAGGTACAGACCATTCCCTTGGCCTTGGCGGGTCATGACGTGATGGGCATTGCGCAGACGGGTACCGGTAAAACCGCCGCCTATACCCTGCCTTTGCTTATGAAAGTGAAATACGCGCAGGGCAAACACCCGCGTGCGTTGATTCTAGCGCCTACCCGCGAGCTGGTTATCCAGATAGAGGAGCACATCAAAAACCTGAGCGTGTACACGGACATCAGGACAGTGGGCATTTACGGTGGCGTGGGTCCTAAGCAACAGATAGAGCGCATTCAGGCGGGTGTAGATTTGCTGGTCGCCACCCCTGGCCGACTCATGGACATTTACCACAAAGGCGAATTGGTGCTCAAAGAACTGAAGACGCTGGTGCTGGATGAGGCCGACAAGATGATGGACATGGGCTTTATGCCACAGATACGTCAGATTCTGGAGATTATTCCGCGCAAACGCCAGAACCTGCTGTTTTCTGCCACCATGCATGAGCGCGTGCACATTCTGTCTGAGGAGTTCCTGGAGTTCCCGATGGTGGTAGCCGTAACCCCGCAGGCCACGCCGGTAGAAACCGTGACGCAGGTTCTGTACCAAGTGCCCAACCTCCGGACCAAGATTGCCTTACTGGAGCATCTGTTCCAGGACCGCGACACGTTTAACCGCGTCATGATTTTCACACGCAGTAAAGCCAACGCCGATAATATCACCTCATTCCTGGACCGTAAAGGCGATGGCGGGGTACGCGTAGTGCACGGCAACAAAGGCCAGAACACCCGCATTAACGCCGTAGAAACGTTCAGAGCCGGTGAAGTTCGTTACCTGGTCGCCACGGACGTAGCCGCTCGCGGCATTGACATCAATGACGTTAGCCACGTGATTAATTTTGACGTGCCTATCATCTACGAGGACTACGTGCACCGCATTGGCCGCACCGGTAGAGCAGAGCAGAAGGGCGCGTCTATTACCTTCGCCAATGAGGCCGAGATGCACCACATCCAGCGCATTGAGAAGCTCATCAAGATGCAGATTCCTATGGAGCCTATGCCCGAGGAAGTGCATGTGTATGAGACGCCGTTTGAGGAGAAGCAGGAAATTGACCGCGAGCTAGACCATCACAAACGCCAAGCCGACCCAGACTTTAAAGGCGCCTTCCACGAAAAGAAAGCCCACTCCCACGGCGAGAACATTGGCAAAGGGGCCAAAGTGAGAGACCAAAAGAAAGCCGGCTGGAAGAAAACCAAGTCAGGCGGCGCCAGCAAGCGCAAAAGCAGTAAGAGACGGTAG